From Phycisphaeraceae bacterium, a single genomic window includes:
- a CDS encoding glutamate--tRNA ligase, which yields MPDVNTKIVTRFAPSPTGYLHIGGARTALFAWAFARRHTGANTFILRFEDTDQSRSSAASTVAMIDDLKWLGIDWDEGPDPDAADPYQCQRGPHAPYFQSQRLEQYRDCARKLITAGRAFEENGAVRFRMPGRDITVHDEVLGNITIAKDQLEDFIILKSDGFPTFHLAVVVDDATMGTTHVLRGQEHLMNTPKHVALQEALGYPTPCYAHMPAILNPDNSKMGKRDKAKAARKAAEDWLKKAPTQTVATLAQQSGVDGPRMAAFMAKENDDMDIAESLGRTLRLQLPEVSVIDFRRSGYLPEVILNYLALLGWSPPDKDHERFNLDYLVSHFTLDRVGKSNAKFDRLKLLAFNQETISKLSPDEFFTRWLGHLRAFQPEFPGKLSDDALRMIAEAYRPRSKTLADPAMMGRFFITDDEAIELDAKAVEKVLRKNDSAGLKVLTELRDEMNSLSDWSPAALHTFIETFSTRTNRGMGDVAQPLRVAITGTTVSPAIHDTLAILGKSATIRRIDRCLTFCAAALPR from the coding sequence ATGCCGGATGTGAATACCAAGATCGTCACTCGTTTCGCTCCATCGCCGACGGGCTATCTGCACATCGGCGGGGCGCGGACGGCGTTGTTTGCCTGGGCGTTTGCCCGCCGCCACACTGGCGCCAACACGTTTATTCTGCGTTTCGAGGATACGGACCAGAGCCGTTCGAGTGCCGCCAGCACCGTCGCCATGATCGACGATCTCAAGTGGCTGGGGATCGACTGGGACGAAGGGCCTGATCCCGACGCCGCCGATCCTTATCAATGTCAGCGAGGTCCACACGCACCCTATTTCCAGAGTCAGCGGCTTGAACAGTACCGCGACTGCGCTCGGAAGCTCATCACCGCCGGTCGTGCTTTCGAGGAGAACGGTGCTGTCCGCTTCCGTATGCCCGGCCGGGATATCACTGTTCACGACGAAGTGCTGGGTAATATCACCATCGCCAAAGATCAGCTCGAAGATTTCATCATCCTCAAAAGTGACGGATTTCCCACGTTTCACCTGGCTGTCGTGGTCGATGACGCGACGATGGGAACGACGCACGTGCTCCGTGGTCAGGAGCACCTCATGAACACGCCTAAGCATGTCGCGCTTCAGGAGGCACTGGGCTATCCCACGCCGTGCTACGCACACATGCCGGCGATCCTGAACCCCGACAACTCAAAGATGGGCAAGCGCGACAAAGCCAAAGCCGCACGCAAAGCCGCAGAGGATTGGCTTAAGAAAGCCCCGACTCAAACCGTCGCCACACTTGCACAACAGAGCGGCGTGGACGGCCCCCGAATGGCGGCATTCATGGCCAAAGAAAACGACGACATGGATATCGCCGAGAGCCTCGGCCGGACACTGCGACTCCAGCTCCCCGAAGTGAGCGTGATCGACTTCCGACGCAGCGGCTATCTGCCCGAAGTGATCCTCAACTATCTCGCGCTGCTCGGCTGGTCACCACCGGATAAGGATCACGAACGGTTCAACCTCGATTACCTCGTCAGCCATTTCACGCTGGATCGCGTGGGTAAGTCGAATGCGAAGTTCGACCGTCTCAAGCTGCTCGCGTTCAATCAGGAGACGATCTCCAAACTCTCACCGGATGAGTTTTTCACTCGATGGCTGGGACATCTGAGAGCCTTCCAGCCGGAGTTTCCCGGCAAACTCAGTGATGATGCGCTGCGGATGATCGCCGAGGCTTACCGCCCGCGCAGCAAGACGCTGGCTGATCCGGCAATGATGGGCCGATTTTTTATCACAGACGATGAAGCGATCGAGCTTGACGCCAAAGCCGTCGAAAAAGTACTCCGAAAAAATGACAGCGCGGGTCTGAAAGTCCTGACCGAGCTTCGCGACGAGATGAACAGCCTGTCCGACTGGTCCCCCGCTGCGCTGCACACCTTTATCGAGACGTTTTCCACCCGGACAAATCGCGGCATGGGCGATGTCGCACAGCCGCTGCGCGTTGCCATCACCGGCACGACGGTCAGCCCGGCCATTCACGACACGCTGGCGATCCTCGGTAAATCAGCGACTATCCGAAGAATCGATCGCTGCCTGACCTTCTGCGCTGCCGCGTTACCTCGCTGA
- a CDS encoding PD-(D/E)XK nuclease family protein — MSVERVFLGWELPALRRAAEWLRQRYIRDGVWNLSEVALVTPGSRAGRRLLEVLVDAADGLMLLPPRIITPGDLPELLYRSPDAVVIHDLRRTLVRAHVLSQAEDGLIKSIIPDPPEAENVRGWWNVARELERVYDAVAAGAVELEQIPALCRNQLDFPDEQRWVALDQLDRAYQKMLDRHGLTDRNRARLAALKAGSCAAERDIVLVCTADLDQLPIRMLRQAAQTSEQGSGNIFALVHAPESEAATFDELGCLLVDSWSARQIDPDPRIIRIVDRPRDQAYETLRQMESFNGRFAADQITIGIGDDKISPMIARVLEIAGISTRSAIAREVSQSAPVMLLTAMTRFIESERFDDFASLLRHPDIEEFLLERSRPNAATPAAEDTAHGSGDWLTLLDDYITDHLQGRLSDQWLGEKFRAARLKKTWETIRALVPADHHVARPLPEWATVFSKLLERVYSHRELNREIPDDRLLLLALQKIADAIRELAELDAADPLTPSLSLVEATAILISCLTGATIPPLSSGPAVELLGWLELQLDDAPALIVTGVNEGYIPESVRADAFLPDRTRRFLGLVDNRRRLARDKYAMYAILRSRPTVRFISGRRGSDDNPLTPSRLLLSCSPDELPRRVLRFYDPKSADTDHAVSSTVLESGKTSRFIVPPPQPPATPINRLYVTAFRDYLRCPYRFYLQHVLKLKALDDRAVELDAASFGNLAHEVLQMFGDSDLAVSSDADAIGNDLLARLGELVRHHYGDELGAAVMIQTQQLSERLRAFARWHAAQTAQGWRIVAREQKVTATIDVDGQPFEITGKIDRIDRDEAGRVRIADYKTGDKAAKPEAIHRKSGEWVDLQLPLYRVLVASLNLPGVRGEPVMGYIQLPRELSSVGFTEATWSQAELDAALETAAKVVRGLREGVFWPPTYPVDYMEDFAGICLDDWEERETALSEGNRLAGLPKRSGR, encoded by the coding sequence ATGTCAGTTGAGCGGGTGTTTTTAGGTTGGGAGTTGCCTGCATTACGGCGAGCAGCAGAGTGGCTGCGTCAACGTTACATCCGTGATGGTGTGTGGAATCTGAGCGAAGTGGCGTTGGTGACGCCCGGCTCTCGCGCGGGCCGGCGATTACTTGAAGTTCTGGTGGACGCAGCTGACGGCCTGATGCTGCTCCCGCCGCGGATCATCACGCCCGGCGACTTGCCGGAGTTGCTCTACCGCAGCCCTGATGCGGTCGTGATCCACGATCTGCGTCGCACGCTGGTGCGCGCGCACGTGTTGAGTCAGGCTGAGGATGGGTTGATCAAGAGCATTATTCCCGATCCGCCGGAAGCGGAAAATGTGCGCGGGTGGTGGAATGTGGCGCGTGAGTTGGAGAGAGTTTACGACGCCGTCGCCGCCGGTGCGGTAGAGCTGGAACAGATCCCCGCGTTATGTCGAAATCAGTTGGACTTTCCGGATGAGCAGCGATGGGTGGCCCTGGACCAGCTTGACCGTGCGTATCAGAAAATGCTGGATCGGCATGGATTGACGGATCGCAACCGTGCGCGGCTGGCAGCATTGAAAGCCGGCTCGTGCGCTGCCGAGCGCGACATCGTCCTCGTCTGTACCGCAGACCTGGATCAGCTTCCCATTCGCATGCTTCGTCAGGCTGCCCAGACGAGTGAGCAGGGCAGCGGCAATATTTTCGCGCTGGTCCATGCTCCTGAATCCGAGGCGGCGACGTTTGACGAGCTGGGTTGCCTGCTGGTGGATTCCTGGAGTGCGCGACAGATTGACCCGGACCCTCGGATCATCCGCATCGTGGATCGTCCGCGCGATCAGGCGTATGAAACCCTGCGTCAGATGGAATCGTTCAATGGGCGCTTCGCCGCAGATCAGATCACGATCGGCATCGGTGATGACAAGATCTCGCCGATGATTGCGCGTGTGCTGGAGATTGCCGGTATTTCCACACGGTCAGCCATCGCACGGGAGGTTTCGCAGTCCGCACCGGTGATGCTCTTGACCGCGATGACACGGTTTATCGAGAGCGAGCGTTTCGATGACTTTGCCTCGCTCCTGCGTCATCCGGACATCGAGGAATTTCTGCTGGAAAGATCACGGCCCAATGCCGCGACACCCGCTGCTGAAGATACAGCGCACGGTTCAGGTGACTGGCTTACGCTGCTGGATGATTACATCACCGATCACCTGCAAGGCCGGCTGTCCGATCAATGGCTGGGCGAAAAATTCCGCGCAGCTCGACTCAAAAAAACGTGGGAGACGATCCGTGCGCTGGTGCCAGCGGACCATCACGTGGCGCGACCGCTACCGGAGTGGGCGACGGTCTTTTCCAAGTTGCTGGAGCGAGTTTACAGCCACCGTGAACTCAACCGCGAGATACCGGACGATCGGTTGCTGCTGCTGGCGTTGCAGAAAATCGCCGACGCCATCCGCGAGTTGGCTGAACTTGATGCAGCCGATCCCCTCACGCCGTCACTCTCGCTGGTGGAAGCTACAGCCATCCTCATTTCCTGTCTGACCGGTGCGACCATTCCGCCTTTGTCGAGCGGGCCGGCTGTCGAGTTGCTCGGCTGGCTTGAACTCCAGCTTGATGATGCGCCAGCGCTGATCGTCACCGGCGTCAATGAAGGCTATATCCCTGAAAGCGTGCGGGCCGATGCTTTTCTGCCCGATCGCACCCGCCGTTTTCTGGGGCTGGTGGACAACCGCCGCCGTCTGGCTCGTGATAAGTACGCGATGTATGCGATCCTGCGCAGCCGTCCGACAGTGCGATTTATCAGCGGACGACGAGGATCGGACGACAACCCCCTCACACCCAGCCGCCTGCTTCTGTCCTGTTCACCGGATGAATTACCCCGCCGCGTGCTGCGGTTTTACGACCCCAAATCCGCGGACACTGATCATGCTGTGTCGTCCACCGTACTTGAATCGGGAAAAACCAGTCGCTTCATCGTGCCTCCACCGCAGCCGCCGGCAACACCGATCAACCGGCTCTACGTCACCGCATTTCGGGACTATCTGCGGTGTCCGTATCGTTTCTACCTTCAGCACGTTCTCAAATTGAAAGCTCTCGATGATCGTGCGGTGGAGCTGGATGCGGCTTCTTTTGGCAACCTGGCGCATGAAGTACTTCAGATGTTTGGAGACAGCGATTTAGCTGTGTCGTCCGACGCCGACGCCATCGGGAATGATCTGCTCGCCCGGCTGGGTGAATTGGTGCGCCACCACTATGGCGATGAGCTTGGCGCCGCGGTGATGATCCAGACGCAGCAGCTCAGCGAGCGTTTGCGTGCCTTTGCCCGGTGGCATGCCGCCCAGACCGCGCAAGGCTGGCGCATCGTCGCGCGGGAGCAGAAAGTAACCGCCACGATCGACGTGGACGGTCAGCCGTTCGAGATCACCGGAAAAATCGACCGCATCGACAGAGACGAAGCGGGCCGCGTGCGTATCGCGGACTACAAAACCGGTGACAAAGCAGCGAAACCAGAAGCCATTCACCGGAAAAGCGGTGAATGGGTCGATCTTCAACTGCCCCTCTATCGCGTGTTGGTTGCCAGTCTGAATCTGCCGGGAGTCCGCGGCGAGCCGGTGATGGGTTACATCCAACTGCCCAGAGAATTGTCGAGTGTCGGCTTTACCGAGGCAACGTGGTCGCAGGCGGAGCTTGATGCCGCCCTCGAAACTGCGGCAAAGGTGGTCCGTGGGCTGCGTGAGGGAGTATTTTGGCCGCCGACATATCCAGTTGACTACATGGAAGATTTCGCGGGTATCTGTCTGGACGACTGGGAGGAGCGTGAGACAGCACTGTCTGAAGGTAATCGTCTGGCTGGTCTGCCAAAGAGGAGCGGGCGATGA
- a CDS encoding Fe(2+)-trafficking protein, whose amino-acid sequence MDANTRIEQWEKMTQSDPDNDMGWFSLGNAYRDAGRSEEAAKALNRAIELNARSSRAYQLLGQVLIQLNRNDDAAELLTKGYVVAASQGDVMPQRAMGSLLQKLGQPVPEVKRTQTAQVELGENVIVDRKSGKPGNRLADPPMRGPIGRFIYDYYTQDTWREWIGMGTKVINELRLDLSREDHSRAYEEHMLEWLGFTREDALEHAKQSAPTT is encoded by the coding sequence ATGGATGCAAACACACGTATCGAACAGTGGGAGAAGATGACTCAATCCGATCCCGACAACGACATGGGTTGGTTCAGCCTCGGCAATGCGTACCGCGATGCCGGCCGCTCCGAGGAAGCAGCCAAGGCACTCAACCGAGCCATCGAGCTTAATGCGCGCAGCTCGCGCGCTTATCAGCTTCTGGGACAGGTGCTCATTCAACTCAACCGCAATGACGACGCCGCGGAATTGCTCACCAAGGGCTACGTGGTGGCTGCCAGCCAGGGTGACGTAATGCCGCAGCGGGCGATGGGTTCGCTCCTTCAGAAGCTGGGCCAGCCCGTACCGGAGGTTAAGCGGACGCAAACCGCACAGGTGGAGCTAGGTGAAAACGTGATCGTCGATCGCAAGAGCGGCAAGCCGGGCAATCGACTCGCCGACCCTCCGATGCGCGGACCGATCGGCAGATTCATCTACGACTACTACACGCAGGACACCTGGCGCGAGTGGATTGGCATGGGCACCAAGGTCATCAACGAGCTGCGTCTCGACCTGTCGCGTGAAGATCATTCGCGTGCATATGAGGAGCACATGCTTGAGTGGCTGGGCTTCACCCGTGAGGATGCACTCGAGCACGCCAAACAATCCGCACCGACAACCTGA
- a CDS encoding UvrD-helicase domain-containing protein → MTVSATHLLISASAGTGKTHALTARYLKLLRHGALPETILATTFTRKAAGEILARVLLRLAKAASSDHEAAKLAEDIKDFTLTQQDCRKLLVQLCDSLHSVTISTIDGFFNRVASSFRFELGIPPSPRIVDERDSLINQIRLRAIEALLADDQPQVLIDLLRRLHHDSNKRSVTDSIETIVSELYEIYREAPEEDKWNRLSVPPVPTEEQIRDISNGLLAVCVEGAVPTKNLAKALRTCRELFEQRQWDVLAGNTLICAVRSGKCTYGGTTIDLRVVAVLEPLVRCVDAIAIQRVAQRGEASYDLVRRFDSHFTRLRHEQNVLLFSDLTHKLARELQTLGEQIWFDVYYRLDSRVKHLLLDEFQDTSIAQWTVLQPVASEITASDDGTMSHSFFCVGDVKQAIYNWRGGCAEIFNQLPKQLNLINMSIETLDKSHRSSSIVLDAVNAVFSDLTENPVLNTHAPIVQRWAQKFPRHEAVKSLPGCVELLTSTLTQGEVTVNEDSDGDDSAVTEQASTHEVFVAEKITALHRAVPGASIGVLVSTHLAASRLLPQLRNLGVDASGEGGVAITGDPAVLAILAALTLADHPGDSIAAFHVLHSPLNEIVGLGSQRSADCHAVAMHIRHEILNRGYADLIADWVQRLAPSCGPSSTRRLLQLIEIADSYDATITLRTRDFVEYVHAKRVEETSLSPVRVMTVHAAKGLEFDAVVMPELDRLIVKMTDLPAYVERDAPTLPISAVFAPANKDVRSLSSDLEKAYNQMLESRLRDDLSVLYVAMTRARHALYMIAKPLSMKKDGNACARGWSNLSYAAILRRALGPEQPTYEGGETLYSKGGNEWMKLFASVAPAPPVMELLRPKLAQSPSVAQRALAVVAPSSREAGGTVRTADLFALETSSARVRGSIFHAWFEQVEWMDSALPDDSALLQIAADVVNDLGRAGGMSGEARLRPLLAEFHRMLEIPSVRAALGRAEKGAELWRERPFIVRINGEIMRGQFDRVVVHRHTGRQVTATLTDFKSDTVTVDNLSQRVEAYRPQIDSYRAALAAMLKIPIANVTAKLLFINRGEVVDIH, encoded by the coding sequence ATGACCGTATCGGCCACGCATCTATTGATTAGTGCGTCGGCGGGGACCGGCAAGACTCACGCCCTGACGGCTCGCTATCTCAAACTGTTGCGCCACGGCGCACTGCCGGAGACCATCCTGGCCACGACGTTTACCCGTAAGGCTGCCGGTGAAATCCTCGCCCGTGTGCTGTTGCGGCTGGCGAAAGCAGCTAGCTCGGATCACGAAGCCGCCAAGCTGGCCGAAGACATCAAGGATTTCACGCTCACACAGCAGGATTGCCGGAAACTCCTCGTCCAGCTCTGCGACTCGCTTCATAGCGTGACCATTTCAACCATCGATGGTTTCTTCAATCGCGTGGCGTCGAGCTTTCGGTTCGAGTTGGGTATTCCGCCATCGCCGCGCATCGTCGATGAGCGCGATTCCCTGATTAACCAGATTCGCCTGCGCGCCATCGAAGCACTGCTTGCTGACGACCAGCCGCAGGTACTCATCGATCTGCTCCGAAGGCTGCACCACGACAGTAATAAGCGGTCGGTGACCGATTCGATCGAGACCATCGTAAGCGAGCTATACGAGATCTACCGCGAAGCACCAGAGGAAGACAAGTGGAACAGACTCAGCGTCCCGCCCGTGCCGACGGAGGAACAGATACGCGACATTAGTAACGGACTGCTCGCCGTGTGCGTTGAAGGTGCTGTCCCAACCAAAAATCTCGCCAAGGCACTGCGCACCTGTCGTGAATTGTTTGAGCAACGTCAATGGGATGTACTGGCGGGAAACACCCTCATCTGCGCCGTGCGCTCCGGTAAATGTACGTATGGCGGGACGACAATCGATCTCCGTGTGGTCGCTGTACTGGAGCCTTTGGTCCGCTGCGTAGACGCGATCGCGATTCAGCGCGTCGCGCAGCGCGGTGAGGCGTCCTATGACCTGGTCCGCCGGTTCGACAGCCACTTCACCCGTCTCCGTCATGAACAGAACGTGCTGCTTTTTTCCGACCTGACACATAAGCTCGCCCGCGAACTGCAAACACTGGGTGAACAAATCTGGTTTGACGTTTACTACCGTCTCGATTCGCGCGTCAAGCATCTGTTGCTCGACGAATTTCAGGACACGAGTATTGCCCAGTGGACGGTGCTGCAACCCGTGGCCTCGGAGATCACTGCCAGCGATGATGGCACGATGTCGCACAGCTTTTTCTGCGTCGGCGATGTCAAACAGGCGATCTACAACTGGCGCGGCGGTTGTGCCGAGATTTTCAACCAACTCCCCAAACAGTTGAACCTGATAAATATGTCGATCGAAACGCTCGACAAGAGCCACCGATCCTCATCAATCGTGCTCGACGCGGTAAACGCAGTGTTCAGCGACCTGACGGAAAATCCTGTGCTGAATACTCACGCTCCGATCGTGCAGCGGTGGGCGCAGAAGTTCCCCAGACACGAAGCAGTTAAGTCCCTGCCCGGTTGTGTGGAACTGCTCACATCGACTCTGACGCAAGGGGAAGTCACGGTTAATGAAGATAGTGATGGTGACGATTCCGCGGTCACGGAGCAGGCATCAACACATGAGGTGTTTGTCGCGGAAAAAATCACCGCTTTGCATCGTGCTGTGCCCGGAGCTTCCATTGGAGTGCTTGTCTCAACGCATCTCGCAGCGAGTCGTCTCCTGCCGCAGCTTCGTAATCTGGGAGTGGACGCCAGCGGCGAGGGCGGTGTTGCCATCACCGGCGATCCGGCGGTGCTGGCGATCCTTGCAGCTCTAACCCTGGCGGATCATCCCGGCGACAGCATCGCGGCTTTTCACGTGCTTCATTCGCCGCTGAACGAGATTGTCGGTCTTGGAAGTCAACGCTCCGCGGATTGCCACGCCGTCGCGATGCACATCCGACATGAGATCTTGAATCGCGGTTATGCCGACCTCATCGCCGACTGGGTGCAGCGATTGGCGCCCTCATGCGGGCCGTCGAGCACAAGGCGGCTGCTGCAACTGATCGAAATAGCCGACAGCTACGATGCGACGATCACGCTGCGCACCCGCGATTTTGTGGAGTATGTCCACGCGAAGCGCGTCGAAGAGACATCGCTTTCGCCGGTACGGGTGATGACGGTGCATGCGGCAAAGGGGCTGGAGTTTGATGCGGTGGTGATGCCGGAGCTTGATCGTCTGATTGTGAAAATGACCGACCTGCCTGCTTATGTGGAACGTGATGCGCCGACCTTGCCGATCAGTGCTGTCTTCGCCCCGGCGAATAAGGATGTGCGGTCGCTTTCCAGCGATCTTGAAAAAGCCTACAACCAGATGCTTGAAAGCCGTCTGCGCGACGACCTGTCCGTGCTCTATGTTGCGATGACTCGGGCACGTCACGCGCTGTACATGATTGCCAAACCATTGTCGATGAAGAAAGATGGTAATGCCTGCGCGCGCGGATGGAGCAATCTCAGCTACGCGGCGATTCTCCGGCGGGCACTGGGGCCAGAGCAGCCGACCTATGAAGGCGGGGAGACTTTGTATTCCAAGGGCGGTAATGAGTGGATGAAGCTGTTTGCCAGTGTTGCACCCGCTCCGCCTGTTATGGAGTTGCTGCGACCGAAGCTCGCGCAGTCACCGTCGGTGGCACAACGGGCATTGGCGGTGGTAGCGCCGTCATCTCGTGAAGCTGGAGGGACGGTTCGGACCGCCGACCTGTTCGCTTTAGAAACCAGCAGCGCGAGGGTCCGAGGCAGCATTTTTCACGCATGGTTTGAGCAGGTTGAATGGATGGATTCTGCGCTGCCGGACGATTCTGCTTTGCTGCAAATTGCCGCTGATGTGGTGAATGATCTGGGCCGTGCGGGCGGAATGAGCGGTGAAGCCCGGCTTCGTCCGCTGTTGGCGGAGTTTCACCGGATGCTGGAGATTCCTTCGGTTCGCGCAGCTCTAGGACGCGCTGAAAAAGGCGCGGAGCTTTGGCGCGAGCGGCCATTTATCGTGCGGATCAACGGAGAGATCATGCGCGGGCAGTTCGACCGCGTGGTGGTTCATCGCCATACCGGCCGACAGGTGACAGCCACGCTGACCGACTTTAAGAGCGATACGGTGACTGTTGACAACCTGTCGCAGCGCGTGGAGGCCTATCGCCCGCAGATCGACAGCTATCGAGCCGCACTGGCAGCCATGCTCAAAATCCCGATTGCGAACGTCACCGCTAAGCTCCTTTTCATCAACAGGGGTGAGGTTGTCGATATCCATTGA
- a CDS encoding sugar kinase, producing MSLIVTGSIGIDSIESPTGNADNVLGGSSIYFAAAASFFGPVRLVGAVGEDFPPEFLNTFRHFKVDLAGLETRKGSKTFRWRGKYHENMNHRDTLEVQLNVLAEALPPVPEAYRDSRYVFLANTHPAGQLSLLEQFPHARLTIADTMDLWIETERPTLLKLLKRVDGLVLNNDEAEQLAGDSNVIRAAEKITKMGPKFVVVKKGEHGALITHGNLKVVLPAYPADHVVDPTGAGDSFAGGMMGYLASTDDLSLPSLRKAMAYGTIVASYNIESFSLSRLMQITRKDLDTRLAEYQRMLAI from the coding sequence ATGTCACTGATCGTCACCGGCTCTATCGGCATCGACTCCATCGAATCACCCACAGGCAATGCTGACAACGTGCTGGGCGGGTCGTCGATTTATTTCGCGGCAGCGGCATCGTTTTTCGGTCCAGTGCGGCTCGTCGGCGCTGTGGGCGAGGATTTCCCGCCGGAGTTCCTCAACACATTCCGGCATTTCAAGGTCGATCTGGCGGGGCTGGAAACACGAAAAGGGTCGAAGACCTTTCGCTGGCGCGGCAAATATCACGAGAACATGAACCACCGTGACACGCTGGAGGTCCAGCTCAACGTGCTGGCGGAGGCACTGCCCCCCGTGCCTGAGGCGTACCGCGACAGCCGCTACGTTTTCCTCGCCAACACCCATCCAGCGGGCCAGCTATCGCTGCTCGAACAATTCCCCCACGCCCGGCTCACCATCGCCGACACGATGGATCTGTGGATCGAAACGGAACGGCCGACGCTGCTGAAGCTGCTCAAGCGTGTGGACGGGCTGGTGCTGAACAATGATGAGGCGGAACAACTCGCCGGTGACAGCAACGTGATTCGTGCGGCGGAGAAGATCACGAAGATGGGGCCGAAGTTCGTGGTGGTGAAAAAAGGCGAACACGGCGCGCTGATCACGCACGGCAATCTCAAAGTCGTGCTGCCGGCCTATCCGGCGGATCACGTCGTTGATCCCACTGGCGCGGGCGATTCGTTCGCCGGCGGCATGATGGGCTACCTCGCCTCCACCGATGATCTCTCCCTGCCCAGCCTCAGAAAAGCGATGGCGTATGGAACCATCGTCGCCAGTTACAACATCGAATCTTTCAGCCTCAGCCGTCTCATGCAGATCACCCGCAAAGACCTGGACACGCGATTGGCGGAGTACCAGCGAATGCTGGCGATCTGA